Proteins encoded within one genomic window of Gimesia sp.:
- a CDS encoding metal ABC transporter permease, with amino-acid sequence MGGLEQWSWTLDGWIIVAGMLCAAATALLGNFLVLRKMSMLGDAITHAILPGLAAAFLISDSRSSLPMFVGAVIAGILTALFTEWIRGFGKVDEGASMGVVFTSLFALGLVMIVQAADRVDLDPGCVLYGAIELTPADTVLVAGWEIPRVVFVLSIVLLINLLFVILFLKELKLSSFDPALATTTGFNATLIHYALMTLVAITAVASFEAVGNILVVAMFVVPPAAAYMLTDRLGVMLVLSVLLAMFSAIIGHISAITVPYWFGFQSTSTAGMMAVAAGLLFIIAALFGPRHGVVIVFLRRQFLAWQILADDIVALMYRIEERDPELKPNALYLRDILFSRPLPTSLTLGYLVRHSQLVHANGTYTLTDTGRDRARQLVRSHRLWEHYLVEHAGMSTETIHRQAEQLEHFTDRELRDRLNADTLDTDQDPHGRPIPPEEHAP; translated from the coding sequence ATGGGCGGACTCGAACAGTGGAGCTGGACTCTGGATGGCTGGATCATCGTCGCGGGCATGTTGTGTGCCGCCGCGACTGCCCTGCTGGGCAACTTTCTCGTACTCCGTAAAATGAGTATGCTCGGCGATGCGATCACGCACGCCATCTTGCCGGGTCTGGCCGCAGCCTTCTTAATCAGTGACTCCCGCAGCAGCCTGCCCATGTTTGTCGGTGCTGTTATTGCCGGCATTTTGACTGCGCTGTTCACCGAGTGGATTCGCGGCTTTGGAAAAGTGGATGAAGGTGCCTCGATGGGCGTCGTCTTCACCTCCCTGTTTGCCCTGGGACTGGTGATGATTGTCCAGGCAGCTGATCGTGTGGATCTCGATCCGGGTTGCGTCCTTTATGGAGCGATCGAACTCACTCCCGCCGACACCGTGCTCGTCGCCGGCTGGGAAATTCCCCGGGTGGTCTTTGTGCTCTCAATCGTACTGTTAATCAATTTGCTGTTCGTGATTCTATTTCTCAAAGAACTGAAGCTCAGTTCGTTCGACCCGGCTCTGGCTACCACTACCGGCTTCAATGCGACGCTCATCCATTATGCGCTGATGACCCTGGTCGCGATCACCGCGGTCGCCAGCTTTGAAGCAGTCGGCAATATTCTGGTTGTCGCCATGTTCGTCGTCCCCCCAGCCGCCGCCTATATGCTCACCGATCGACTGGGAGTCATGCTGGTCCTCAGCGTTCTACTGGCGATGTTCTCAGCCATCATCGGGCACATTAGTGCCATCACCGTCCCCTACTGGTTTGGTTTTCAGAGTACCTCGACAGCCGGCATGATGGCGGTCGCCGCCGGTCTACTGTTTATCATCGCTGCCCTGTTCGGCCCCCGACATGGCGTGGTGATCGTCTTTCTGAGACGCCAGTTTCTGGCCTGGCAGATTCTCGCGGATGACATCGTCGCCCTGATGTACCGCATCGAAGAACGGGATCCGGAACTCAAACCAAACGCCCTCTACCTGCGGGACATTCTCTTTTCCCGGCCGTTGCCCACCAGCCTGACACTCGGCTACCTCGTGCGGCACAGCCAGCTCGTACACGCCAACGGAACCTATACCCTGACCGACACTGGTCGGGACCGTGCCCGACAACTCGTCCGCTCACACCGACTCTGGGAACACTACCTCGTTGAACACGCAGGAATGTCGACAGAAACGATTCACCGCCAGGCCGAGCAACTCGAACATTTTACCGACCGGGAACTTCGCGACCGCCTCAACGCCGACACCCTCGATACCGACCAGGATCCCCACGGTCGCCCGATCCCTCCCGAAGAGCACGCTCCCTGA
- a CDS encoding DUF1501 domain-containing protein, which translates to MTGNYCSGPVNRREFMRIGSLCLGGLSLPQLLSLRSEAAPTRPETSVILLFLHGGPSQLETYDLKPDAPSDYRSLFNPISTNVPGMDICELFPRQAKIADKFSLVRSLHHDVGIHSDGGIIVLTGKRPSKLDPTSQSKSEHPDFGSVTSVVRGLSDAGTPPYVSIPSKFYMVQPTYLGMQHGPFESTEPSATSYRPPSLKLQAGMDGKHLLERRQLLKQFDQLRSDLDLTGDLHGNDKFRDLAFQMLTSPDAARSFDIDRESDSLRDRYGRNMWGQGCLLARRLAEAGCGVVSLFFNTPKTGQEFTNWDDHILNAGRPGHFAKYMQTRLPYMDQALATLIEDIHERSLDKKIMVVAVGEFGRTPRLSSNNSGTGRNHWPQAYTALFSGGNLKMGQVVGATNSKAEYPTHNPHTPQDMLATIYRHLGIDSSRSLVDHQGRPIPILPHGKPIAGLI; encoded by the coding sequence ATGACGGGCAATTACTGCAGTGGACCGGTGAACCGACGCGAATTCATGCGCATCGGCTCACTCTGCCTGGGGGGATTGTCGCTCCCGCAACTCCTGTCTCTCCGCAGTGAAGCCGCCCCGACCCGACCGGAAACTTCCGTCATTCTCCTCTTCCTCCACGGTGGCCCCTCGCAACTGGAAACCTACGACCTCAAACCCGACGCCCCCTCGGATTACCGCTCCCTCTTTAATCCGATCTCCACGAATGTTCCGGGAATGGATATCTGCGAACTCTTTCCGCGACAGGCCAAAATCGCAGATAAATTCTCGCTTGTCCGTTCCCTGCACCACGACGTCGGCATTCACAGTGATGGGGGGATCATCGTTCTCACTGGGAAACGTCCTTCCAAACTGGATCCCACTTCACAATCGAAAAGCGAACATCCCGACTTCGGTTCTGTCACCAGCGTTGTCCGGGGTCTCTCCGATGCGGGAACGCCTCCCTATGTCTCGATACCCTCGAAGTTCTACATGGTCCAGCCCACTTACCTGGGCATGCAGCACGGACCTTTTGAATCGACCGAGCCTTCTGCAACCAGTTACCGTCCCCCTTCCCTGAAACTGCAGGCCGGCATGGATGGGAAGCATCTGCTCGAACGCCGCCAGTTGCTCAAACAGTTCGATCAACTGCGCAGCGATCTCGATCTCACGGGAGACCTGCACGGCAATGACAAATTCCGCGACCTCGCCTTTCAGATGTTGACCAGCCCCGATGCCGCCCGTTCGTTCGACATCGACCGTGAATCGGACAGCCTGCGTGACCGCTACGGACGCAACATGTGGGGCCAGGGTTGCCTGCTCGCCCGCCGCCTGGCGGAAGCCGGCTGTGGCGTTGTCTCGCTGTTCTTCAACACCCCGAAGACCGGGCAGGAATTCACGAACTGGGACGATCACATTCTCAACGCGGGACGCCCCGGTCACTTTGCGAAATACATGCAGACCCGTCTCCCGTACATGGATCAGGCCCTGGCCACGCTCATCGAGGACATCCACGAACGCAGCCTGGATAAGAAAATCATGGTTGTCGCCGTCGGTGAATTCGGTCGCACTCCCCGACTCTCTTCCAACAACTCGGGGACGGGACGCAACCACTGGCCGCAGGCTTACACGGCCCTCTTCTCAGGAGGCAATCTGAAAATGGGACAGGTCGTTGGTGCCACCAACTCCAAAGCCGAATACCCGACACACAATCCTCACACGCCACAGGACATGCTGGCCACGATCTACCGTCACCTGGGCATCGATTCTTCGCGTTCCCTCGTCGACCATCAAGGACGACCGATTCCCATCCTGCCGCACGGCAAACCGATCGCCGGGCTGATTTGA
- a CDS encoding NAD(P)/FAD-dependent oxidoreductase, producing the protein MNTIQNPGSKADSKRVLIIGGGFAGLNAALELGGVPGVEVTLVDRHNYHLFQPLLYQVAMAGLSPADIATPIRSLLSRYKNTSVLLGEAQSIDLPGKKVQFDFGELEYDYLVLACGATHSYFGHNEWEVYAPGLKNISQATEIRKRVLSAFEHAERITDPDEQKKYLTYVIVGGGPTGVELAGAIGEMSRFTLSKDFRRINPSHTRVILVEAGPRILPMFSEEQANRAARDLENLGVQLWTSSVVTNINEDGVELGSERIRAATVLWAAGVEASKLGQSEGMQTDNRGRVMVEPDLSLTNYPNVFVAGDQACYTHQTGKPLPGTAPVALQQGRSIGQNIRTEIQGKPRSEFRFRDKGQMATIGRSRAIVEIGKFKLAGFFAWVVWLVVHVFYLTGFKNRVLVVMQWAWSYLSFRRGARLIVGKEWDPEPVQEPQHEHENEEVPVSSEH; encoded by the coding sequence ATGAATACTATACAAAACCCCGGCAGCAAGGCAGACTCTAAAAGGGTCCTGATTATCGGTGGTGGTTTTGCCGGCTTGAATGCCGCGTTAGAACTGGGAGGCGTTCCCGGCGTCGAAGTGACCCTGGTTGACCGCCATAATTACCATCTGTTTCAACCATTGCTCTACCAGGTCGCCATGGCTGGCCTGAGTCCTGCAGATATCGCGACGCCCATTCGCAGCCTGCTGTCCCGCTATAAGAATACCAGTGTCCTACTGGGAGAAGCCCAGTCAATCGATCTGCCCGGCAAGAAAGTTCAGTTTGATTTTGGCGAACTGGAATACGATTACCTCGTCCTGGCCTGCGGTGCGACACACAGTTATTTCGGTCATAATGAGTGGGAAGTTTACGCTCCAGGCTTAAAGAACATCTCGCAGGCCACTGAGATTCGCAAGCGGGTGCTGTCGGCCTTTGAGCATGCAGAGCGGATTACCGACCCTGATGAGCAGAAGAAATATCTGACGTATGTGATCGTGGGTGGCGGACCAACGGGGGTTGAGTTGGCAGGGGCGATTGGCGAGATGAGTCGGTTTACCCTCTCCAAGGATTTCCGTCGCATCAATCCCAGTCATACTCGTGTGATCCTGGTCGAAGCGGGACCACGGATTCTGCCGATGTTCTCCGAAGAACAGGCGAATCGAGCAGCCCGCGACCTGGAGAACCTGGGAGTTCAGCTCTGGACTTCGTCTGTGGTAACTAACATCAACGAAGATGGTGTCGAACTGGGGAGCGAACGAATCCGGGCTGCCACTGTGCTTTGGGCGGCAGGCGTGGAAGCTTCCAAGTTGGGGCAGTCTGAGGGGATGCAGACTGATAACCGGGGCCGCGTGATGGTTGAACCAGACCTGAGTCTGACCAATTATCCCAACGTGTTCGTTGCCGGTGACCAGGCCTGTTATACACACCAGACAGGAAAACCCTTGCCGGGTACCGCACCGGTGGCACTGCAGCAGGGGCGATCCATCGGCCAAAATATCCGTACTGAAATCCAGGGCAAACCCCGCAGTGAGTTCCGTTTCCGCGACAAAGGACAGATGGCGACCATCGGTCGCAGTCGAGCCATTGTCGAGATCGGAAAGTTCAAATTAGCCGGTTTCTTCGCCTGGGTGGTCTGGCTGGTCGTGCATGTTTTCTATCTGACTGGTTTCAAGAACCGGGTGCTGGTCGTCATGCAGTGGGCCTGGTCTTACCTCAGTTTTCGTCGAGGCGCTCGATTGATTGTCGGCAAGGAATGGGATCCGGAGCCGGTGCAGGAGCCGCAGCACGAACACGAAAACGAGGAAGTTCCGGTTTCGTCCGAGCACTAA
- a CDS encoding ABC transporter ATP-binding protein, giving the protein MNSSQNQSPITQTEISPAEIPLSVYDLTVAYHRKPVIWDVSFDIPPGKLVGIIGPNGAGKSTLIKAIMELIPRASGRVNIFGKPYQKNRHRVGYVPQRESVDWDFPVDALDVVTMGLYREIGWCLPVRKKHRERALDALERVGIADYARRQISQLSGGQQQRTFLARALVQDADLYLMDEPFAAVDAATEKAIVKILQEMKQAGKTALVIHHDLQTVPEYFDYVILLNMRVIDHGPTEQVFTPENLQKTYGGRLTLLEEATETMRRREQSL; this is encoded by the coding sequence ATGAATTCGTCCCAAAACCAGAGCCCGATAACGCAGACTGAAATATCGCCTGCAGAGATCCCCCTCTCCGTGTATGACCTGACGGTCGCTTATCACCGTAAGCCTGTAATCTGGGATGTCAGCTTCGATATTCCGCCGGGGAAACTGGTCGGAATCATTGGTCCGAACGGAGCGGGTAAAAGTACGCTCATCAAAGCCATCATGGAACTGATTCCCAGGGCCTCGGGCCGCGTCAACATCTTCGGTAAACCATATCAGAAAAACCGGCACCGCGTGGGCTACGTGCCTCAGCGGGAAAGCGTTGACTGGGATTTTCCCGTCGATGCTCTCGATGTTGTCACGATGGGACTCTACCGCGAGATCGGCTGGTGCCTGCCTGTTCGTAAGAAACACCGCGAACGCGCATTGGATGCCCTCGAACGCGTGGGGATCGCCGACTATGCCCGGCGTCAGATCAGCCAACTCTCCGGCGGACAGCAGCAGCGGACCTTCCTCGCCCGTGCCCTGGTCCAAGATGCCGACCTGTATTTGATGGACGAACCGTTCGCTGCCGTCGATGCCGCCACCGAAAAAGCCATTGTGAAAATCCTGCAGGAAATGAAACAGGCTGGCAAAACGGCCCTCGTGATTCATCACGACCTGCAGACCGTCCCCGAGTACTTTGACTACGTCATTCTGCTCAACATGCGAGTCATCGATCACGGTCCGACCGAGCAGGTCTTCACACCGGAGAACCTGCAAAAAACTTATGGTGGCCGACTCACCCTGCTGGAAGAAGCCACCGAAACGATGCGCCGCCGGGAGCAATCGCTATGA
- a CDS encoding iron chelate uptake ABC transporter family permease subunit, with product MSLSARMLILLLLLSPGQILLAAEGKSIQTQRSITDRSIEWPAWEDWRRVFFMQDYNTRVVILGTTLLGMSAGMIGSFALLRKRALMGDALSHATLPGIAIAFIMGSTLGLNGKSLPLLLTGAAISGLLGIAGILMIRNLTRLKEDAALGIVLSVFFGAGIALLNIVQQMQTGHAAGLESFIYGKTASMIASDAWLIGGAGLTCVLVALLLYKELTLLCFDEGFADSRGFPVVLLDTLLMGLVVIVTIIGLQAVGLILMISLLVIPPAAARFWTEKMLWLTVVAVVLGALSGMLGSGMSAIFPNLPSGAMIVLVATAMFLFSMIFGVPRGILVRKYRRYELNTKVNRQHLLRGLYEYLEAHQQLPIGVTDSAPPVSLSALEQLRSWSLPALKKIIRSAQDERLVTLLSDNRVQLTLSGLKEAARVVHEHRLWELYLITYADVASSKVDQDADAIEHVLEPEVIAELESLLVRQSTEGILQSPHDIDLPQSLSTPTFRRTT from the coding sequence ATGAGCCTCAGCGCGCGGATGCTGATTCTGCTGCTCCTGCTGAGTCCCGGCCAGATTCTCCTGGCTGCCGAAGGCAAGTCCATTCAGACACAGCGGTCCATCACCGATCGCAGTATTGAATGGCCTGCCTGGGAAGACTGGCGACGCGTCTTCTTCATGCAGGACTATAACACTCGGGTTGTCATTCTGGGCACGACGCTCCTGGGAATGTCCGCTGGCATGATCGGCAGCTTCGCCCTGCTCCGTAAACGCGCACTGATGGGTGACGCCCTCAGCCATGCGACGCTCCCCGGGATCGCGATCGCCTTCATTATGGGCAGCACTCTGGGTTTGAACGGTAAATCGCTGCCTCTGCTGTTAACGGGGGCGGCCATTAGTGGGCTATTGGGCATTGCCGGTATCCTGATGATTCGCAATCTGACCCGACTCAAGGAAGATGCAGCCCTCGGCATCGTGCTCAGCGTCTTCTTCGGCGCGGGAATCGCGCTGCTCAACATCGTACAGCAAATGCAGACCGGGCACGCTGCTGGTCTCGAATCATTCATCTATGGGAAAACCGCCTCCATGATCGCCAGCGATGCCTGGCTGATCGGCGGTGCTGGACTGACCTGTGTACTGGTAGCATTGTTATTGTATAAGGAACTGACGTTACTCTGCTTCGATGAAGGCTTCGCCGATTCGAGAGGCTTTCCGGTGGTACTGCTCGACACACTCCTCATGGGACTGGTTGTAATCGTAACGATCATTGGGCTGCAGGCAGTGGGGCTGATTCTCATGATCTCTCTGCTCGTGATTCCCCCTGCCGCCGCACGCTTCTGGACCGAAAAAATGCTCTGGCTGACAGTGGTCGCTGTGGTGCTGGGAGCCTTAAGTGGGATGCTCGGTTCGGGCATGAGTGCGATTTTCCCCAATCTCCCTTCCGGTGCAATGATCGTTCTCGTCGCGACAGCCATGTTCCTCTTCAGCATGATTTTTGGCGTCCCTCGTGGGATCCTGGTTCGCAAGTACCGTCGTTATGAACTGAATACCAAGGTCAATCGCCAGCACCTGTTGCGTGGCCTTTATGAATACCTCGAAGCACATCAGCAACTCCCGATCGGCGTGACTGACAGTGCACCACCGGTCTCACTCTCTGCCCTGGAGCAGCTGCGGAGTTGGTCCCTGCCTGCCCTCAAGAAAATCATTCGCAGTGCCCAGGACGAACGTCTGGTGACGTTACTCTCAGACAATCGCGTGCAACTGACACTCTCTGGATTGAAAGAAGCCGCCCGTGTCGTGCACGAGCATCGCCTCTGGGAACTCTACCTGATTACCTACGCAGACGTCGCTTCCAGTAAAGTCGATCAGGATGCCGATGCGATTGAGCATGTCCTGGAACCGGAAGTGATCGCCGAACTGGAATCCCTGCTGGTTCGTCAGTCAACGGAAGGAATTCTGCAGAGTCCACATGACATTGATCTGCCTCAATCACTGAGTACCCCCACTTTCAGGAGGACCACCTGA
- a CDS encoding DUF1501 domain-containing protein: MSFPEPQQKNLNSPPENEFLSRRDFFSWAGTGLAGTALMDLLLRQQSVRGATPKQATIPAPHFSPRVKRVVHICLIGGLSHLDSFDYKPSLKKLHGKEMPTDKKPETFFGKVGLLRKNDFEFQQRGERGLWISELFPHIAAQADELTLIRSMKADSANHTPATFQENTGFRLNGFPVLGSWLSYGLGCETDELPSYVVLPDVRGYPAAGTINWSNGFLPAQHQGVPFQGEGPAIRDLFPERQISEQTELASRQLLTRFNQAHLERAGANSDLEARIRSHVLAAKMQLAVPRVTDLSGETAVTRSMYGFDREETAPFARNCLLARRLLEQGVRFVQLFSGGPFGSPRINWDGHEDVKRNHLREATRIDQPVAGLLKDLRQRGMLEDTLVLFSTEFGRTPFTQSASNTVGTGRDHNMNGFSVWMAGGGLKHGISYGATDEFGWKSVEKVVPWHDYHATVLHLLGIDHTRLTWYHNGIERRLTNVHGEVLHEILA; the protein is encoded by the coding sequence ATGTCATTTCCAGAGCCACAGCAGAAGAATTTGAATTCGCCTCCGGAAAACGAATTTTTGTCCCGACGTGATTTCTTTTCCTGGGCCGGGACCGGGCTGGCGGGGACGGCACTGATGGATCTGTTACTTCGTCAGCAGTCTGTGCGCGGCGCAACACCGAAGCAAGCTACGATCCCTGCACCTCATTTTTCGCCGCGAGTGAAACGGGTGGTTCATATCTGTCTGATCGGTGGGTTGAGTCATCTGGATTCGTTTGACTATAAACCTTCGCTCAAAAAACTGCATGGCAAGGAAATGCCGACCGACAAGAAGCCCGAGACGTTTTTCGGCAAAGTGGGCCTGTTGCGAAAGAACGATTTTGAGTTTCAACAGCGGGGCGAAAGGGGTCTCTGGATCTCCGAGTTGTTCCCGCACATCGCGGCACAGGCGGATGAGTTAACGCTGATCCGTTCGATGAAAGCAGATTCTGCCAATCATACGCCGGCCACATTTCAGGAGAACACCGGGTTTCGACTCAACGGTTTTCCGGTGCTCGGTTCCTGGCTGTCGTACGGGCTGGGGTGTGAGACCGATGAACTGCCTTCATATGTCGTACTGCCGGATGTCCGCGGCTATCCCGCTGCGGGAACGATTAACTGGTCCAACGGTTTCCTCCCGGCTCAGCACCAGGGGGTTCCCTTCCAGGGCGAAGGTCCCGCCATTCGGGATCTGTTTCCTGAACGGCAGATTTCTGAGCAGACCGAACTCGCCAGTCGACAATTGCTAACTCGGTTCAACCAGGCGCACCTGGAAAGAGCCGGCGCCAACAGTGACCTGGAGGCCCGGATCCGCAGCCACGTTCTAGCTGCAAAAATGCAGTTGGCCGTCCCGCGGGTGACTGATCTTTCAGGGGAGACCGCCGTGACCCGGAGTATGTACGGCTTTGACCGGGAGGAAACCGCTCCTTTTGCCCGCAACTGTCTGCTGGCCCGGCGTCTGCTGGAGCAGGGAGTGCGTTTCGTGCAGCTTTTTTCGGGAGGGCCCTTCGGTTCACCCCGCATTAACTGGGACGGGCATGAGGATGTGAAGCGGAATCATCTGCGGGAAGCGACGCGCATCGATCAGCCTGTCGCGGGGCTATTGAAGGATTTACGTCAACGGGGGATGCTGGAAGACACGCTGGTGCTGTTCTCGACTGAATTTGGCCGGACGCCTTTCACGCAATCAGCTTCAAACACGGTGGGCACAGGCCGCGATCATAATATGAATGGCTTTTCCGTCTGGATGGCAGGCGGTGGTCTCAAGCACGGGATCAGCTATGGAGCCACCGATGAATTCGGCTGGAAATCGGTCGAGAAAGTTGTTCCCTGGCACGATTATCATGCCACTGTGCTGCATCTGCTGGGCATCGATCACACCCGGCTGACCTGGTATCACAACGGGATCGAACGCCGGCTGACCAATGTGCACGGCGAAGTACTTCATGAAATTCTGGCCTGA